The Phormidium yuhuli AB48 DNA window GTTCACAATCTTTCATTCTTTTGCTAGGATCGGGTTTTCGGGAACTTTCATCTCCCTGAAATATTTTTTGCCAAATTTCATGCTGATTTAATTCATTTAAAAGCTGATTGAATTCTCCATAGTATATAGACGCTCTAATTTCTTGTGTTGACAGTTGCGTTCCTCCAGTATTAAGACGCTCAAAAATGTAATACATACTTGTACTAAATTCTTCTTGAGGTTCTTCTTGACGCACAATTGTTGCTGGCAAAATAGAATCATCTAGTTGCCTTTGATCATTGGCGGATAAATCTTCATAACCTTTACCGTCAAACTGCTCGGCGACTTTTGATAAACGAAAGTGTGTCTGTTTATTTTCATCACTTTTAATGGGAAATATTCCCTCATAAAAATACTGAAGTGTTTTAAGTCTTTGCTGACCATCAATGACAATTAGCTTATTTGTTTCAGGTTCTTTTGCCAGGAAAATTCCCGGAACAGGCAGACCGAGCAACAATGATTCGATGAACCGGGAAGCCTGTTCCTTTTTCCATACATACGAACGCTGAAAATCTGGTATATAAATATCTTGCCGTTGAATTCTTTTGACTAATCCATCTACTGGATAATCAGCATTGTAACTGGTAATAGAATAGGAGCTTGGCGATACGGTCTCTTGAACATCTCCTTCTATTTTATTAGAAGGGGACTGAGGGTTGGCTGAATTCTGAACGTTTGACATTTTTCAACTCGTAACCTTTTGAGATGACTTGTTAGACTGAATGCTTACTGTGTAGACAATTTCATGTTTTTGAGTATTTTTTGTGATTGTAAATTATTAACTCAAATACCTAAGCCTAATTGTATCACACTATCCAGTCTTACGTCCATTGATAAACTGTTTTTGATGTGGATTTGGTTTGGGTCACCCCAGAGCTTTGCAATTTGGTAACTTCAGCCCTTGATGGTTACATCTGTAACCATTGCGAACTATTAAAATTACGACCTGTTAACCTAAGGAGTTTTTAAACCCAGCAGGTCTTTCGAGAATGTCTGAAACGTGGTACTCGCGGAGCTTCACACCTTATCTCCCAACAACAGAATCAGGGTTTTACCCTCTTTAAGTGGGAAGCCAATGCCCGATTAAGGTAGTCAGGGGGACTTCTTAGACATCCTCTTAACCCCCCAACCAAGAAGGTGTTTAGCCAAGGACGTGTTAAACCTATTCAGGTGCATCTCAATCAGAACTATCTCGGATAAAACGCCTCGAATCATGAGATGCACCCAACAGAGTCTCTAGTTTTTCTTCAACCAGGAGAACATCGCCCGCAAGTCTTTCCCAACTTCTTCAATAGGGTGTTCCGCTTCCTGACGACGCATGGCCGTGAATCCGGGTTTACCCGATTGATTTTCCAAGACAAATTCCCGGGCAAATTGTCCCGATTGGATTTCGCTGAGAATCTCTTGCATGGCGGCTTTGGTTTCCGGAGTCACCACCCGAGGTCCCCGGGTATAGTCACCATATTCAGCGGTGTTGGAGATGCTGTCACGCATGGTCGCGAGACCGCCTTCCACGACCAAGTCCACAATCAATTTAACTTCGTGGAGACATTCAAAATACGCCAGTTCCGGTTGATAACCCGCTTCAATGAGGGTTTCAAACCCGGCTTTGATGAGCGCACTTAAGCCCCCACATAAGACGGCTTGTTCGCCAAATAAATCGGTTTCGGTTTCTTCCCGGAAACTGGTTTCTAAGATGCCAGCACGAGTTCCGCCAATTCCTTTCGCATAGGCCATCGCGCGATCGCGGGCCTGGCCGGAGGCATCTTGATATACGGCAAACAGACAGGGAACACCCTCCCCTTGTTCATAAGTCCGACGCACCAAATGACCGGGGCCTTTGGGGGCAATCATAACCACATCGACGTTTTCGGGGGGAACCACTTGCCCAAAATGGATGTTAAATCCATGGGCGAAGGCTAAAACATCGCCCTCTTTCAGATTCGGTTCAATTTCTTGTTTGTAAACGGTTTTCTGCACCTCATCCGGTAGCAGAATCATGATTAAATCGGCTTTCTCGGCGGCTTCCGCGACAGGATACACCGTCAGTCCGGCATCTTTGGCTTTGGGAGCCGATTTACTGCCAGGATACAGGCCAACGATGACATTCACGCCACTATCTTTTAAATTAAGAGCATGGGCGTGTCCTTGGGAACCATAGCCGATGATGGCAACGGTTTTATCGGCGAGTCTGTCCAGATTCGCATCTTGGTCGTAGTACATGCGAGCCATATGCACGTCTCCTTGAAAAATTCGGTGAATCGGCTGACTATCACAGGAATGCTGCCCCTGTTGTGAATCGTTGAGGATTCAGCGTTAGATAGAAAACACAATCTTTTATTGTACCAAAGAGTGGTCGGGCTGTTCCGGGTTGTAAGTTTCCTCGGCGATCGCCCGCGTTCGGTCGGATCAGAGGTTAAACTACAGAACATGGACAGGTGACCTGCGAAAACGGTTCGAGAGAGGGACAACGAATATGAGGCTCAGGCGGTATTCTATCCAAGTTGCGACTCACCTGGTGATGGCCATGGCGGTTGTCCTCTTCTCCGCTTCTGGTAACCTGGTCCGGGGACAGGGGTCTCCCAACTTGACGGAAGCTGAGACTGAGGAATTACAACGGTTTCGGGCCCAGGAGAGGTTTCAAGAGGATTGGGAACGGGCGATCGCCAATAGTGTCAGTTTACGCGATCGCATCGACGACCGAATTGAAAATGCCCTGGCCGCCCAACGCCCGGCCATTACGGCGGTCTTTGTGGTCTTGGCCCTGCTGCCCTTGTTGGGGGCGATCGCCGTTTGGCTGATTCTCAGTCGCCTGGAAGCCCGCGCTAATGCCTACGCCCAGGAAATTGACAGCATCAAAAATGATGCTATGGCGGAGTTACTGGGGATGATGAATGAGGCCCATAGTGTCTTACATCAAATTCAAACCAAAATCCATGAGCCACTTCCCCGAGTTCCTGTGGGGGCGGAACGCCAGATTAGTTCCGGTTCCCAGACTAGAGAAGCCCAGTCTGACGATGAGGAGAATCAGCAGGGGTTTGGGTCGTTTCAGGGAGTTTCACCGCCAAGGGAGTCTCCTCCAGAGGACGACTTGGATATCCTTCGAGATGATTCTTCACCCACAGACTCTCAAGCATTGCAAGACATCTCTATGGAGTCCGTAGGGGACATACAGGAGGACGAACCCCCTCCATCGTTGAACTCAATTCTCGACTCAGAGGAAGACCAAGAGGACGAACCCCCTCCATCGTTGAACTCAATTCTCGACTCAGAGGAAGACCAAGAGGACGAAACGCCCAAGACGACATCCCCCCCATCCGTCAATTCCATTTTAGAGAACGATTCAGAGGGGGAGGACGAACTTCCCTCCAGGACTACTCCTGAGACAGTGGCCCGGCCTCCCATCACCTATCGCGGTGGTGACGAGGGAATTGCGACCGCCTCTGAAAACCGTCTCAATGGCAATACCCAAACCTATCGCCTTCCGGAACAGGAACCGGTACGCCCCCCTGAACGCCCCCAACGACCCCCTCAACCGCCTCAAGTGGGTGCAGCGGAGTTTTGCCGTCAAGCGAATGCCCTCTTCTTTAGTGGTCGCTATAGCGAAGCCATCATCGCCTATCAGCAAGCCGTCCAACTTAAGCCCGATTACCATCAAGCCTGGAGTAATCAGGGAAGTGCCTTATTCCATCTACAACGCTATCCCGAGGCGATCGCCGCCTATGATCGCGCTCTGGGTATTCATCCTGACTATCCTGAAGCCTGGAACAACAAAGGGGGCGCACTGTCTAAACTGGGTCAGTATGAGGAGGCGTTAGCGGCTTATGATCGCGCGGTGGAACTCAAACCGGATTATGTGGAAGCCTGGAATAATCGTGGTTTGGCCCTAATGGAACTAAAACGCTATAAGGAATCCGTTGCTTCCTATAACCGGGCGGTGAAGTTAAAACCGGATTATGTGGAAGCCTGGAATAATCGTGGCCTAGCCTTTGCTGCTGCGAATCTCCATGAACATGCTCTACGCTGTTTTGAGAAGGCCCAGGGTCTCAATCCGGACAATATTGATGCCTATCGCTATCAGGGGGTGTCTCTGGCCGCCCTGGAACGCTATCCCGAAGCCATCCGCGCTTACCAACGGGGAACAGAGATTCAGCCCAATGATATTCCGACTTGGTACTATCTGGGACAACTTTTAACACAACTAGAACGGTATGATGAGGCGATCGCCGCTTACGATGAGGCGATCGCCCTACAGCCCGCTATTCCCGAGATTTGGTATAACAGGGCTGGTTGCTATAGTGCGCAAGGGTTTGTTGCCCCCTGCTTGGAAAGCTTGCAGGAGGCCCTTCGTCTAGCCCCTCATCCTTATCGCGAACGGGCCCAGGTGGACCCGATGTTCGATGAGATTCGCCAAGATGAACGATTTAAACAGTTGTTGTTGTAGGGGGAAACGTGATGGAGAGGCAATAGGGAAAACCCACCCCTGCCCCTCCCAGGAGGGGATGGCAATAGGCAATAGGGAGAACCCACCCCTGCCCCTCCCAGGAGCTAATCTTGTAGGGGTTTATCAGGTCGAGTGAAAATCTTGAGCCAAACCGTCACTTGAGGGGGCGATTGACTAGCCAGACCACTAGCCCGACCCAAGATTAACCCAACTTTACGCCAAATCCGAGCCACGGCTGTGACTTTCCCGGATGAGGGAGCCCACGGTAAGACATTATACAGAAGGTCGGGTTCAAGATTGGGGAACTCGACCGGGTTGAGACTCTTAAAAGCGACCGAGACCAGAGCGGTCGTTGGCACAAAACCTGTGTCAAGTCCAGAAGACCTCTAGCTCTCAACCCCGGAAGACCCCAGAGAAGCTAGCTTCATAAAGAAAAAGCGGTCCAGAGCCGTGGCCAGCACTTTCACTCCCGGAAAGGGTTGTTTTTTCGACGGGGCAAAGCCAATCAGTTTAGTTAAGGCTAAGACGGCCTGACCAAGAGAAACGATTTTTTGAGAGGAGACCTTCTCTAACAAGGTCACCTCCTCCGAATCAAACACCACCTGGGCACATTGTTCAGGATTTTCCCGAATCCCATGAGTCAGGGCCAGTAGCTGCCAGGCGACCACTGAATAAAAGCTCAAGGCGTTGACTAGGGTATGGATATCATCAAACTGTAATTTTTCCACATTCAAGGCTCCGGACTTGAGAGTGTAATGAAAGCGTTCGACTTGCCATCTGAGGGCATAAAAGCGGGTTACCCGTATCACCTGCTCTCGGGTCTCAATTGGCAGACTGGTCAATAAATACCAAGTAGCCGCTTCTTGGGTAGGGGACAGCTCTTCCTGGGTTTTCACGTCGACACAACGGATTTCCTCGGCGACGACCAAGGATAAACCTTGCGTTTTATGCTTTCTGGGACTTAACTTTTTCTCCGGATAAACGTTGACCGCCCCAGCTCTTAAGCGAAGAGTCACCTCCACTTCTCGGTTTTGACGCTCAATCCGTATCCGTTCATAGCCAAAGTCTTCCAACTCCTCGGGAATCTCGGCGAGTTTAGCCACCACTTGGCTCGAGGCGACTTCCAAGTTTCGCTGTTGATACACCCGGACGATGAATTCGACATTGTCTTCTCGGGGAGCTTTGAACAGGTCAAACACGTCTCCTTCTCGGTCTTCGACTGAGACAAAGCACTTGCTCGATTGCCTCGCTTGCTCATTGATGGCATCTAGCCCCTTGAGCCATTTACAGCTTTCTTTTTCTCCTTCGGCTAGATTCAGTCCCCCCTTTCGAGTCCAATATTGTTGTCCTAACAGTCCTAAGGGCAGACCGGACTCGTTCACCAGGAGGACATTGTGTTGTATGACTCCTCTGACTTTTCCTTGGATTACCCCTAGCCCCGACATCTCCTTGTGTCCTGAGTAGTTGTAATAGGTGGTGTCTTGGGCGGCAATCACATAGTCCCCTTCTGTGGCTGAGGCTCGTTCCCTTGTCGCTTCGATATGTCTCGATAGCATCACATCTTGGGTCATTTGCTTATGGGAGAACAGACGGGCAACGGTTTGGCGAAAACTGTTACCCATACATTGAGAGAATGATAAGTTGGGTTTGCTACAGGCCAGGCTATAGGCTTTCTCTAGACTTCTTTGAACTTGGGGTCGGAATAGTCCTTGGCTGCTGAACTCGCTCATCGGGGGCTTCTCTCAACTTGGCTCGGTCACCTATTTATCTTGTCAAATTGGCGCGACGGTCAGCAACCCCCTTCTCTTTTTCCCGAGCACCCCCCGGCGAGGGCTTGCTGCTGCCATGACCAGTCTGCCCCTGAAGCTTTCGCGTCAGCTCTGCCCCTAAGATAGGCAGAGCTGACTTGAGAGGGTCCCCTTGTTCTCTTTCTCTCCGGCTACTGCTGCTGCCCCTCCATCGCCCCTGACCGGGGCGACTTGACTCAAGACTTTCACTGGGTTTCACAAACCCCTACAAGATTAGCCCAGGAGGGGAGAACCGATTCTTAAAAATTCATAACTCACGAGTTACCATGATTCAAAAATCTTACATCCTCGCCGTTCTATCGTTACTGTTAGTTGCCCCCCGAGGGGCGATCGCTCAGGACCCAACTCCCCCCGATGCTGCCCCTCCTGACGCAACTGCCCCCATGCCGCCTCCAGAGCCGGAAGAACCCCCTTTTATTGCCCCAGCCCCGGCCGATGCAACGGCTGATTTAGATTCGCAAATTGACAATCGGCTACGCAATAGTTCGGTGGTTCGTGATGCGATTAATGATGCTGTTGATCGTAACTTTGCCTGGACGTTTGGCCTCTTAAATATCCTCTTATTGCTGTTAATTCTCTTCCCCATTGCGGGCCTGGCGTTGTTGTGGTGGATGCGTCGGGAAATGGTGTCACAAGTGGTGGATGAGGTGGAAAATCACCTCTCTGATGAGTTGAAGGCAGAAGTGAGTCGGGAGTTAAAAGCTGATTTTGCCTCGGCTTCCTCATCGGGGCCAGGAACGCCTACGGCTGAGCCAGCACAACTTAAGGATATGGTCTCTATGGCCCTGTCGGTGCAAAATGTGATGTCCAATGCTCGTCATACCATTGAGAACTCGATGCAATTGCAAGATCGGCTCAATGGACGTTTGCAGGATGTCTTGGAACTCCAGATGATGCAGGGACGACAACTGGAGGCTAATGGACAATATACTGAGGCGATCGCCGCCTTTGATCGCGCCATCGAGGTGGATGAACGCCATCCTGAGGCTTATTGCGCCAAAGGAACCCTCCTCGTTAGCCTACAACGCCTCGAAGAAGCCCTTGCTACCTATGCCCAGGCGGTGAAAGTGGCCCCCGATTGTGCTGAGGCTTGGTATGGAATCGCCCGCTGTTATGCCCTAGTCGGCCATCAGGAACCGGCGATTGAGAATCTTAAAAAGGCAATTCATCTCAATCCTGACTTGAAGGCTGAGGCCCAGGAGAGTGAGGCCTTCGCCAGTCTCCGGGAACAGGATGACTTCCAAAGCGCCCTCGCCATCGCCCAATAAACGGCAAAACTTATCAATTTGTAACAAGGACTTGACAACTCGGTACAATAGACTCAAACAAATCTCTTTTTAGATAACGTCATGAGTCAATTTACCTTAAACGTCTTGGCGATCGGCATTTTTAGCCTCACCATGTTTTCCCTCTTGGGGCCGATGCTAAACCTATCGCCTCTCTATCCGGCGGCGACGGTGTTTGTTCTGTTGGGATTGGCGACGGTTGACCAGTTGGGCTTCCAAGGTCAGGGAGGACAGGTGTTTCTGGATTGGTTGGGGGCGAATACGGGCGATCGCCGCCAGCGAGTCATCCGCCATGAAGCGGGGCATTTCCTGGTGGCCTATCTCCTGGATGTCCCCATCGCCAACTATAGTCTCAGCGCCTGGGAAGCCCTCAAACAAGGACAAAGCGGACGAGGCGGCGTTCAGTTTGACGATGGGCAATTGCTATCTGAACTCAGTCAAGGACAACTCTCGGCCCAACAGTTAAATCGCTATGCGATGGTCTGGATGGCGGGAATAGCTGCCGAAGAACTCGACGAAGACAGTGCCCGAGGGGGTATTGACGATCGCCAGCAACTGCGTTTAGTCTTGCGTCAGTTACGTCCGGTTGTTCGTGACAGTGAAGCCCGAGAACGTTGGGCAATTTTACAGGCGCGAACCCTCATTGATCGCCATCGGGATGCTTATGAGGCCTTAGTTGAGGCCATGTCTCAACGGCTTAGTGTTCAGGAATGCTGCGATCGCATCCAGGAACATCTCACCCCAGCCGTCTCCTAATCGCCTCTTGACGGGGGTGGTTGTTTCGTCCGATGGTTGAGGGGAAGGGTTGTCTGGGCCGGGTTGAACCGGTCACCACGACCCGACCTAGCACTATGAATACACAAAATTTGGAAAACGTCATGACCGGGTTTAAACGACTGGCGGCGATGCTTGCGGTAGTCATCGCCCTAACCCTGACGGGGTGTAGTAACTCCCCAAGTAGTGGGTTGACTTCCTATACCGATAGCTACGATGGCTATCGCTTCCTCTATCCCAACGAATGGATTGAGATGGATGCGTCTAACCTGGCGCCGGATGTGGTGTTACATGATCTCATTGAACGCAGTGAAAATCTCAGTGTGATTATTAATCCGGCCCAAGCGGAAGAAACCTTGACCGATTTAGGAACTCCTACAGAAGTCGGTTATGAACTCTCCAAACGGGCCATCGCCCCAGAGGGCAGCGATCGCGTGGCAGAATTGGTCGATGCCCAATCTCGACAGGATGAAGATGGCAAAACCTACTATATCCTGGAGTATGCCGTCACCTTACCCGATCAACTGCGTCATAACATTGCCAGCATCGCCATTTCTCGCGGTCAACTGTTTACCCTGAATGTTTCCACCACGGAACGCCGTTGGCAGGAAATTCAGGATAAACTGCGGATTGTCGCTCGTTCCTTCTTCGTCTATTAATCCTTAGACGGGTCTCTCCGTTATCCCCTTGCGCAGGACTGTCCCATGAGTTCTCCCATTCTAATTCTCGCCTCCGCCTCTCCCGCCCGTCGGCAACTCTTGCGTAGCGCAGGGATTGACCCCATTATCTGTCCTAGCGATTTGGATGAATCCCAGGTTCAACTGAGTAATCCAGTGGCCTTAGTCCAAACCCTAGCCCAACTTAAGGGAGAACGCATTGCAGCGGGGATTCGTTGCAAGGATGTCGCCCCCCATTCTCCGAATCCTGAACAGCCCGAGTCGGTGTTGGTGTTAGCCTGTGATTCAGTATTAGTGTTGGGCGATCGCATCTATGGCAAACCCGCTAACCCGGAAGAGGCGATCGCCCGTTGGCAGTTGATGCGGGGTGAGGTAGGCGAACTTTATACGGGCCATGCCATTGTGGATATTTCTCAGAATATCACCCTGGTCAATTGTCAGGTTACCAAAGTGCATTTCGCCAAGGTGAGTGACTCGGAAATTGAGGCCTATGTCGCGACTGGGGAACCCCTCAATTGTGCTGGATGTTTTGCCATTGATGGCCGAGGGAGTTTATTGGTAGAGAAGATTGAAGGCTGTCATAGTAATGTTATTGGTTTGAGTTTGCCGCTGTTTCGACGGATGCTGCTTGAACTGGGTTACACCTTAGAGAACTTGTGGTAACACAACCCCCCAATGGAATGACAGAGTGGATGCAACACAACCTGGGTAGAGAATGACGGATGCAGAAGTCATCGTGATTGGGAGTGGAATCGGTGGATTAGTGGCCGGTTCCCTCTTGGCGCGATATGGAAAGTCAGTACTGGTCTGTGAAAGTCATGTACTTCCGGGTGGGGCCGCCCACGGATTTTCCCGTAAAGGCTTCCATTTTGATGCCGGCCCTTCGTTTTTTTGTGGCTTGGGTGACGGGCCAAGTCTTAATCCTCTGCGTCAGGTCTTCGAGGCGTTGGAGGTCTCCCTCGATACCATCCCCTATGACCCCCTAGGAGAGTATCACTTCCCCGATGGAACCTTCCCCGTGTACTGCGATCGCCATCGCTACTATGAGGAAATTGCCCGCATCACCCCCCATGGGGCCAAAGAATATCGGGAACTTGAACGCCGCCTCAACAAACTCTACAACGGTATCCGCCAGATTCCCACTCTAGCCCTGCGGAGTGACTGGCAAGTGCTACCTTTCTTAGTCCAACATTATCCCCGGGCCCTGCTGAAACTCCTTCCCATGGCTGGGTCAACTCAAAAGACGGTTGGGGAAATTATGGATACCTGTGTCCGCAATAGTTGGGTGCGGCGGATGGTGAATTTGGAATGTTTCCTGCTATCGGGGTTGAAGTCTTACGGAACCATCGCCCCGGAAATGGCGTTTATGTATGGGGAACGTCATCACGCCAAGGTAGATTATCCTCGGGGGGGAAGTGGGGCTATTGTACAGGCGTTGATTCGGGGGTTGGAGAAATGGGGAGGAAGCTTACGGCTACGCAGCCATGTGGAGAAAATTTTGGTGGAGTCGGGCCAGGTGACGGGGGTGCGGCTACGGAGTGGCGAAGTCCTCAAGGCCCCGATTGTGATTTCCAACGCTACGGTCTGGGATACCTACCGTAAGTTACTGAGTAGTCATCATCTCCCCCCTAACTATCGCAAGGAAGCCCTGGAATTGCCACGGCTGAATAGCTTTATGCACCTCTATTTGGGGATTCGTGGGGCGGGATTAGAGGGGTTGGGAGGACATCATGTGGTGTTGTTAGATAATACGCTGGATGTAACGGTTCCGGGGAATACCTGTATGGTGTCGATTCCCACGGTTTGGGACTCTAGTCTAGCCCCAGAGGGGTATCATGCGGTTCACTGTTACACCCTCGAACCCTATAAGTCCTGGAAACTGGATGCGAACTATGAGGAACGGAAACAGCAGCGATCGCAATCTCTGTATCGGGCCCTAGAACGGATTATTCCCGATATCCGCGATCGCATTGAGTTTGAGATGGTAGGAACGCCAATCACCCATGAGCGGTTTTTACGTCGCTATCAAGGAACCTATGGCCCCGGGATTCCAGCCATTCAAGGGATTTTTCCCCTCAATCAAACTCCCCTGCCGGGATTGTATCGTGTCGGTGACACAACTATGCCGGGAATTGGGGTTCCGGCGGTGGCGGCTTCGGGGATTCTTTGCGCCAATAGTCTCGTTTCACCCCAGCAAACCTTAGAACTTCTCAAACAGGTGGGGTTGGCTTGACGGGGAGGGGTTTGGTGTAGGACGCTGGGGGTTTGTTGCCCTGAGGAGAAATGTTGTGAGTCATCCCCGTCAGGTGGCCGTGATGGCGTTGAATGAGATTGAACGCAAGGATACCTATGCGGATGTGGCCTTGCAACGACAGTTGGCGAAGTCGCGCCTGACGGGGGGCGATCGCGCCTTGGCGACGGAGTTGGTGTATGGAGTGGTGCGACGACGGCGATCGCTCGATGCTGTGATTGACCAGTTTGCCAAGAAACCAGCCCGCCAACAAGCCCTGGAATTACGAGTGTTGTTGCGTCTGGGACTCTATCAACTCATCTATCTCGATCGCGTGGCCGAGGCGTTGGCCGTCGATAGTACCGTGGAACTGGCGAAAGTCCAAGGGTTGGGGGGCTTAACCAAGGTAGTTAACGGCATTTTACGCCAATATCTGCGCCAACGAACTCCCGAGAATCCCCTCGCTATCCCCCTTCCGGAAAATCCTGTGTCTTGCTTGGGGGTGCGTCACAGTTACCCGGACTGGATTGTACAACAGTGGTCTGAGTCCTTGGGAATCGGGGAGGCGGAACAACTCTGTTGTTGGTTCAATCAACCCCCCCAACTCTATTTACGAGTTAATCCTCTGAAAACGACCCGAGAGGAGGTACAAAAAAGTTTCTTAGAGGCAGGTATTGAGGTCGAGACGCTGCCGAATTTACCGCAAGGGTTAAAATTGCCATCCGCCGGTCAAATCGAGGCGTTACCGGGCTATAGCGAGGGCTGGTGGACGGTGCAGGATGCCAGCGCCCAATGGGTCAGTCATCTGTTGAACCCACAGCCTGGGGAGGTGATTGTGGATGCTTGTGCGGCCCCGGGTGGGAAGACGACCCATATTGCTGAGTTGATGGGCGATATGGGTCAGATTTGGGCTTGCGATCGCACGGCCTCGCGCTTGAAGAAAGTCGACCAAAATTGTCAGCGGTTGCAGTTACAGTCCGTGAAAACGATGTTGGGGGATAGCCGTGATTTGACCCAGTTTCAGGAGTCGTGCGATCGCGTCCTCTTAGATGTCCCCTGTTCCGGGTTAGGAACCCTCCACCGTCGCGCTGATTTACGCTGGCGACAAACTCCCGAAGCGATTACCGAGTTAGCCCAACTACAACAGGGGTTATTGACGGCGGCGGCCGGGTGGCTGAAACCCGGTGGAGTGTTAGTGTACGCCACTTGTACCGTGAGTTATCCAGAAAATGAAGGCGTGATTCAACCCTTTTTAGACCGTCATCCCCATTGGACCATAGAACCTCCCCCCCAAGACTGGAACTTACCCGTCAGTGAGTCTGGGGGAGTGCGTCTCTATCCTCATCGCCATGAGAGTGACGGCTTTTTTATGGTCAAATTGCGGCGGCGATCGACTTAAAGGTCCTCTGGGTTGACCCCAAGTTCCCGCAAGCGTTGGGCCAGGCGATCGGCTTTGGCCTGGGCCGCATCCCGTTCCGCCTGGGCCACATCCCGTTCCGCCTGGGCCGCATCCCGTTCCGCCTTGATTTCCTGTAAGGTCTGAAAACGCGACCCATCCGGGCGATAGAGGGTTAATCCCTCTTCAGTCCAATCGAAGCGAATCCCCAGGCGAGGACTAACCCAGTCGGACATCTGTTCAATGACCTTCAGACTTTCTTTTCCTCGTTGCAGACCACTCAAGTCATTGTGATCAGGGTCGTAGATGTAATACTCTTCCACCCCAAACTCATCATAAAACGTCTGTTTCTGGGCCATCTCTTTGAGGGTATTCCCAGGAGAGAGGATTTCAAAGACCACTTGCGGCGGGATATTGTCTTCTTCCCATTGTTTATAAGATCCGCGATCGCCCTTGGGCCGTCCAAACACCACCATCGCATCTGGGGCGCGACGGATACGATTATCTCCCTCAACGGGATACCAGAGTAAGTCCCCAGCGACAAAGACTTCGGGGTCATCGGCAAAAATGAGGTCTAAGTTCTCCTTAATGATGACAATCCAGCGAAACTGAAGGGTATTGTCGGCCATGGGCTGTCCGTCGCTGTCGGGGTAATGGATGGTTTTAGGTTTCGACGTTGTTGGCTGTTGGGTTTGAGAAATCATGGCATTTTTGACCTTGAGAGGACATTAACGGTCTAAAGGTTGTCGGGATTGACGCCGAGTTCCCGCAGGCGTTGGGCCAGGCGATCGGCTTTGGCCTGGACCGCATCTCGTTCCGCCTGGGCTACATCCCGTTCCGCTTGGGCTGCATCCCGTTCGGCCTGGGCCGCATCTCGTTCGGCTTTAATTTCCTGAAATGTCTGAAAACGTGACCCATCCGGGCGATAGAGGGTTAATCCCTCCTCAGTCCAATCGAAGCGAATCCCCA harbors:
- a CDS encoding ATP-dependent Zn protease encodes the protein MSQFTLNVLAIGIFSLTMFSLLGPMLNLSPLYPAATVFVLLGLATVDQLGFQGQGGQVFLDWLGANTGDRRQRVIRHEAGHFLVAYLLDVPIANYSLSAWEALKQGQSGRGGVQFDDGQLLSELSQGQLSAQQLNRYAMVWMAGIAAEELDEDSARGGIDDRQQLRLVLRQLRPVVRDSEARERWAILQARTLIDRHRDAYEALVEAMSQRLSVQECCDRIQEHLTPAVS
- the psbP gene encoding photosystem II reaction center PsbP, with the protein product MNTQNLENVMTGFKRLAAMLAVVIALTLTGCSNSPSSGLTSYTDSYDGYRFLYPNEWIEMDASNLAPDVVLHDLIERSENLSVIINPAQAEETLTDLGTPTEVGYELSKRAIAPEGSDRVAELVDAQSRQDEDGKTYYILEYAVTLPDQLRHNIASIAISRGQLFTLNVSTTERRWQEIQDKLRIVARSFFVY
- a CDS encoding Maf family protein, coding for MSSPILILASASPARRQLLRSAGIDPIICPSDLDESQVQLSNPVALVQTLAQLKGERIAAGIRCKDVAPHSPNPEQPESVLVLACDSVLVLGDRIYGKPANPEEAIARWQLMRGEVGELYTGHAIVDISQNITLVNCQVTKVHFAKVSDSEIEAYVATGEPLNCAGCFAIDGRGSLLVEKIEGCHSNVIGLSLPLFRRMLLELGYTLENLW
- a CDS encoding phytoene desaturase family protein: MTDAEVIVIGSGIGGLVAGSLLARYGKSVLVCESHVLPGGAAHGFSRKGFHFDAGPSFFCGLGDGPSLNPLRQVFEALEVSLDTIPYDPLGEYHFPDGTFPVYCDRHRYYEEIARITPHGAKEYRELERRLNKLYNGIRQIPTLALRSDWQVLPFLVQHYPRALLKLLPMAGSTQKTVGEIMDTCVRNSWVRRMVNLECFLLSGLKSYGTIAPEMAFMYGERHHAKVDYPRGGSGAIVQALIRGLEKWGGSLRLRSHVEKILVESGQVTGVRLRSGEVLKAPIVISNATVWDTYRKLLSSHHLPPNYRKEALELPRLNSFMHLYLGIRGAGLEGLGGHHVVLLDNTLDVTVPGNTCMVSIPTVWDSSLAPEGYHAVHCYTLEPYKSWKLDANYEERKQQRSQSLYRALERIIPDIRDRIEFEMVGTPITHERFLRRYQGTYGPGIPAIQGIFPLNQTPLPGLYRVGDTTMPGIGVPAVAASGILCANSLVSPQQTLELLKQVGLA
- a CDS encoding 16S rRNA (cytosine(967)-C(5))-methyltransferase, which codes for MSHPRQVAVMALNEIERKDTYADVALQRQLAKSRLTGGDRALATELVYGVVRRRRSLDAVIDQFAKKPARQQALELRVLLRLGLYQLIYLDRVAEALAVDSTVELAKVQGLGGLTKVVNGILRQYLRQRTPENPLAIPLPENPVSCLGVRHSYPDWIVQQWSESLGIGEAEQLCCWFNQPPQLYLRVNPLKTTREEVQKSFLEAGIEVETLPNLPQGLKLPSAGQIEALPGYSEGWWTVQDASAQWVSHLLNPQPGEVIVDACAAPGGKTTHIAELMGDMGQIWACDRTASRLKKVDQNCQRLQLQSVKTMLGDSRDLTQFQESCDRVLLDVPCSGLGTLHRRADLRWRQTPEAITELAQLQQGLLTAAAGWLKPGGVLVYATCTVSYPENEGVIQPFLDRHPHWTIEPPPQDWNLPVSESGGVRLYPHRHESDGFFMVKLRRRST
- a CDS encoding Uma2 family endonuclease; the encoded protein is MISQTQQPTTSKPKTIHYPDSDGQPMADNTLQFRWIVIIKENLDLIFADDPEVFVAGDLLWYPVEGDNRIRRAPDAMVVFGRPKGDRGSYKQWEEDNIPPQVVFEILSPGNTLKEMAQKQTFYDEFGVEEYYIYDPDHNDLSGLQRGKESLKVIEQMSDWVSPRLGIRFDWTEEGLTLYRPDGSRFQTLQEIKAERDAAQAERDVAQAERDAAQAKADRLAQRLRELGVNPEDL